A window of Pomacea canaliculata isolate SZHN2017 linkage group LG3, ASM307304v1, whole genome shotgun sequence contains these coding sequences:
- the LOC112558908 gene encoding uncharacterized protein LOC112558908, whose protein sequence is MPRNLSFHRCLRVSLRGTNKVGLVSVVSADIRNCSAKDPLYIVPRIVLDASGGTSGASLSEGKPVSIAFSDEWSQEDQEYTTHTNIISAVWPTLRHSRVRWAVLESQGPDVSSHFINEDEQNMMDPCSSLYAVACGEVSGQKYINVFFGPPHERSLLEDGHHYYVCIHAEAETVVYEKWSEVLQEVSACSDGITVDQTPPQEGVVYIDGLLGGIYQSSLKTLSVRWDGFSDVQELGLTSHHSGILRYYIAVGSTPGGWDVLKFQDVGQVNHVMLHTLSMQSGLTYYVTVRAEDNVGLTMDGISSGFVIDNTAPERTDKQMQFPDTFITSHNSFSVCWEDLFEDNESGVVSFIVSLGSRPGHDDIMEGQIHTTTCADFFPDRPLVEGHAYYVTIKAMNGAGLFTSAVSRPWVVMTSAPAAGHVYDGPPPTDGGVAFDVDFTRSPSDVAAFWRGFSTSLSPVATYYVRLGTCSGCDDIVGEFDIGLSQDLTWDHISLSEGVRYYTTVRACNVIDWCTEMASDGILIDITPPVAGDVWDGAGDADICFQSQRDFLAAKWTGFVDVSSGLVGFTWRSGTSPGAADIMASRSVGLALEAFTSDLSTPLPENRTIYITITAMDRAGNWIEVTSNGFKVDTTAPVVKQVPQLNGGLGTLGGPRLVSRDTLSARWSLEDTGSPVAAHFVSITSHLLGEFESSPLQVPAPVSVYTFTSLSLHDGSLYRVKVTTCNAARLCTTSVSEEILHDSTPPVTGMFAVKTDHAANLTRHLDGWMVWSSQQLRLAWLGFLDVHSGLDHYIISVGSFPFANDLNLENTSIKVLHNESETEYENEGFVQVYEVSTKPLSAGLKIFISIWAVNRVGLQSHPALSEFELEEGGGMSLVRRCTPFNCLSHCSCAVQGATCGASSSCTPIPEGSNPNSLLTVHDHTDLTTLLSPRTSSSPSLSDEYIPSSSYLAASWNVTVHQGLKPNRYEVSAGRSDQATPAGVFHVAHDRLWMDVGVASHSLLTIPSGSLLIPKLKYSTFVRAWYPDGNFALFKSKGVIPLPSRPSIINFLGRGVKEHTQAGQDKDVDYVTKI, encoded by the exons ATGCCAAGAAATCTCAGCTTCCATAGATGTCTCCGTGTATCATTACGAGGAACGAACAAAGTGGGGCTGGTTTCTGTCGTGTCTGCAGATATCAGAAACTGCTCAGCAAAAGATCCGCTTTATATTGTTCCAAGAATAGTTTTAGATGCTTCTGGAGGAACATCAGGAG catcattGTCTGAAGGCAAGCCAGTGTCAATAGCATTTAGTGATGAGTGGAGTCAAGAAGATCAGGAGTACACAACTCACACTAACATCATTTCTGCTGTGTGGCCCACGTTGCGCCATTCTCGAGTCAGGTGGGCAGTTCTTGAGAGCCAAGGTCCAGATGTCAGCTCTCACTTTATAAATGAAGACGAGCAAAACATGATGGATCCTTGTTCCTCTCTATATGCTGTTGCCTGTGGAGAAGTCTCTG GTCAGAAGTACATCAATGTGTTCTTTGGCCCACCACATGAGCGTTCATTGCTGGAGGATGGTCATCACTACTACGTGTGCATACATGCTGAAGCAGAAACTGTGGTGTATGAAAAATGGTCGGAAGTGCTGCAAGAGGTCAGTGCATGCAGTGATGGCATTACCGTGGACCAGACACCGCCGCAGGAAGGTGTGGTGTATATTGATGGCTTGCTGGGAGGCATTTatcag TCCTCTCTGAAAACATTGTCAGTCAGATGGGATGGATTTAGTGATGTTCAAGAGCTGGGATTAACATCTCATCACTCTGGAATCCTGCGATATTATATTGCTGTTG GTTCCACTCCTGGAGGCTGGGATGTGCTGAAATTCCAAGATGTGGGTCAAGTCAACCATGTCATGTTGCACACTCTAAGCATGCAAAGTGGACTCACGTACTATGTCACTGTCAGAG CTGAGGATAATGTAGGACTGACTATGGATGGCATATCCTCTGGTTTTGTCATAGACAACACTGCCCCTGAGAGGACAGATAAACAGATGCAGTTTCCAGACACCTTTATCACATCTCACAATTCATtcagtgtgtg ctggGAAGACCTGTTTGAAGATAATGAAAGTGGTGTGGttagttttattgtttcacTTGGCTCAAGACCAGGTCATGATGACATCATGGAAGGTCAGATTCATACCACCACCTGTGCAGACTTCTTTCCTGATAGGCCACTTGTGGAAGGCCATGCATACTATGTAACTATCAAG GCAATGAATGGAGCAGGTCTCTTCACCAGTGCTGTGTCTCGGCCGTGGGTTGTTATGACATCTGCACCAGCAGCTGGCCATGTATACGATGGCCCACCTCCCACAGATGGTGGCGTGGCATTTGATGTTGACTTCACCAGGTCACCCAGTGATGTGGCAGCATTCTGGCGTGGGTTTTCCACCAGCTTGTCTCCTGTAGCCACTTACTATGTCAGACTGGGAACTTGTTCAGGATGTGATGACATTGTTGGTGAATTTGATATAGGCCTTTCACAGG ATTTAACATGGGATCACATCTCGTTGTCTGAGGGTGTTCGCTACTATACAACAGTAAGAGCCTGCAATGTCATTGATTGGTGCACGGAGATGGCATCAGATGGAATCTTGATTGATATCACACCACCAGTTGCAGGAGATGTTTGGGATGGTGCAGGAGATGCTGATATTTGTTTCCAGTCCCAAAG AGATTTTCTTGCTGCCAAGTGGACAGGATTTGTAGATGTGAGCTCAGGCCTGGTTGGCTTCACATGGAGGTCAGGTACAAGTCCTGGTGCCGCTGATATCATGGCATCACGCAGTGTTGGTTTGGCACTTGAAGCCTTCACATCAGATCTCTCAACTCCACTTCCAGAAAACAGGACAATATACATAACCATCACTGCTATGGACAGAGCAg GTAACTGGATAGAAGTTACTTCCAATGGCTTCAAGGTGGACACCACAGCACCAGTGGTGAAGCAGGTGCCCCAGCTGAATGGCGGACTGGGAACTCTTGGGGGGCCGCGTCTGGTTAGTAGAGACACCTTGTCTGCCAGGTGGTCACTGGAAGATACGGGATCACCAGTGGCAGCACATTTTGTCTCCATCACCAGCCACTTACTGGGAGAGTTTGAATCAAGCCCACTTCAG GTACCTGCACCAGTGTCAGTCTATACGTTCACGTCACTGAGTCTCCATGATGGCAGCCTGTACAGAGTGAAGGTCACCACCTGTAATGCAGCCCGACTATGTACAACTAGTGTGTCTGAAGAGATTTTGCATGACAGCACCCCACCAGTTACAG GTATGTTTGCTGTTAAGACTGACCATGCAGCTAATCTCACACGCCATcttgatggatggatggttTGGTCCAGCCAGCAACTCCGGTTAGCCTGGCTTGGCTTCCTTGATGTTCATTCAGGACTTGACCATTACATCATCAGCGTTGGATCCTTCCCTTTTGCAAATGACCTGAATCTT GAAAACACAAGCATCAAAGTGCTTCATAATGAATCTGAAACAGAATATGAGAACGAGGGCTTTGTACAGGTGTATGAAGTGTCCACAAAGCCATTGAGTGCTGGGCTGAAGATCTTTATCAGCATATGGGCTGTGAACAGG GTTGGACTACAGAGTCACCCTGCCTTGTCTGAGTTTGAGCTGGAAGAAGGGGGTGGTATGTCCCTTGTTCGTCGTTGCACCCCCTTCAACTGTCTGTCCCACTGCTCTTGCGCTGTGCAGGGGGCCACATGTGGGGCATCATCATCCTGCACCCCTATTCCTGAAG gAAGTAATCCTAACTCACTGCTAACTGTACATGATCATACTGATCTGACCACCCTTCTGTCACCAAGAacctcatcatcaccatcattatcagATGAATATATACCCAGCAGTTCTTATCTGGCAGCGTCTTGGAATGTGACTGTGCATCAAGGATTAAAACCAAAcag ATATGAAGTGTCAGCTGGCAGAAGTGATCAGGCAACACCAGCAGGTGTGTTTCATGTTGCACATGACCGCCTGTGGATGGATGTGGGTGTGGCATCACACTCCCTCCTCACCATTCCATCAG GCAGTCTGCTCATTCCGAAACTTAAATATTCAACATTTGTGAGAGCTTGGTATCCAGATGGGAACTTTGCACTGTTTAAATCTAAGGGTGTTATTCCTCTTCCAAGTCGTCCAAGCATCATCAACTTCTTGGGCAGAGGG GTCAAAGAACATACTCAAGCTGGGCAGGACAAGGACGTAGACTATGTGACAAAGATCTGA